Within Sporosarcina sp. PTS2304, the genomic segment AATATCCGTACATACTACGATTTTTTCAAAAGACATGAAAACAAGTTTTGAAGAACATTGAATCGTACCTCAAGAGAGATCTGGTGCATAAAAACTATTCAACTAAAGGGAATTTGTTAAAGAGTGCCAGTATGTCATACGACGTAGAAGAAATTCTGAATCGAGTGTAAGTTGTGTAGCGCACAGCACTGCTCACTAATTTGATTGTTAGGAGGATCGCTATGAAACGATTGGTTAATTTTTCTCTTTCAGCTTTATTGGTAATGTTAATTGTAAGTGGATGTAACACAAAAAGTGGAGAAGAGAGTATTTTTACATACAAAGATTCGTATGTGGGTGATGCTAGCGCAGTAGGGAATAGTGCAAGTCAGTTGCGAGGTGCTGAACACTATAAAGGCTTTGAACTTAAAACGACCGAAGAGCCGTATGGTATTATTTTGAACTATGATTGGTCGGACTCAGAACTGAATTATAAAAAAACAGCTATTTATAACGCCACTTTTTTATTTGCATTAATTAAAAACGCTGACTGGATAACGTTTAATTTTACTAATCAAGAGTACAAAATAACAAGAGAAAATCTTCAAGATTGGTATGGGGAAAATCTCAGCGATTTAGAAAATGAAAATGAAACAGAAAAAATTGCACAAAAATATTTGGAAGATGAAAGTAAAATAAATCAGTTATTTAATTGAGCGATGCGATTGCGAAAAAGCGATTTGCGTACGTTCTGCAATCGGGCCAGTAGAATTAGTGTACTCTTTAGGATTCTCCCGAGAGAAACCGGACGCTTTCCTGAGGGCACGCGGCGGACTCGCCAGAAGTGCGTTGGCGATTACGCCTGTCGCGCTGATCCTCCAGGAGTCGCCGGTTCTTCCGGGAGAATCCTTGAGTTTGTGTCGGGAAGTCAGTTGGTGTTTGTCCAGAAGTTGGAGTAGGGGTAAGTGACTTCTCCTGTAAAGTGTGGATGAAGCTGTAGATTCTTTGACTGAATGCATATAGAGTCATTTCTTTTTTCGTTCAATTTATCGAGACAGTCAAAGTAGCCAAAAATACTTCGCTGCTTTCTAACTTCAAAACCGGACCATTGTATCAGACAAGTCTACTCGGCTTTCACTACTTGCAGAGAGCTATCAAACTGTCTTATGTACACTAAGTCGGGCTGGAGCTTCCAGACGATCGACTCCGGGAGGATCAGGGCGACAGGCGTAACCCGCAGCGCTTGACGGTCCGCCGCGTCCCCTCCGGAAAGCGTATCGTCTGGAAGCGGAAGCCGCAACGATATCCAAGTCAGCGTCACAATCTCAGAAAAAACAAAAATTACTTATTTCGTGTTCTTCTGTTAACGGGCGCATTAACAGAACAAGGTTATGCGAGAATCAGGGCTATTATCCGGAATAAGACCTTTTAAATAATCCGGGCAATTAGTTTAACAAGAAAACCGAGATATATTATTTGGATTTTTTAATTAGGGAGTGTTCATGTGGGTGTTTGGGGAGCGGCAATATTATCCGATGATATTGCTGAAGATGTCAGCTTTAAATATAAGGACTTATTGGGAGAAAATTATTCGAGTGAAAAAGCAAGTAAACGAGTAATAGAAGAATTTCAAAATGATTTAGATGGTGAAGAAATTACTGCCTTTTGGTTGTCATTCGCTTTAATACAATGGAAATTAGGAAGACTTCAAGAGGAAGTTAAAAATAAAGCAATTGAAATTATTGATAGTGGTGTGGATCTTGAACGTTGGGAAGAAGATCCTAAACTAATGAAGAAACGTGAAGCTGTTCTTTTGAAACTAAAAGAACAATTACATTCCCCGCAACCACAAGCTAAAAGAGTTCCAAAGAGGTTTGTAACGAATACATTTTTAAAAGCTGGTGATGCAATTAGCTATGAATTAGTTT encodes:
- a CDS encoding DUF4825 domain-containing protein; amino-acid sequence: MKRLVNFSLSALLVMLIVSGCNTKSGEESIFTYKDSYVGDASAVGNSASQLRGAEHYKGFELKTTEEPYGIILNYDWSDSELNYKKTAIYNATFLFALIKNADWITFNFTNQEYKITRENLQDWYGENLSDLENENETEKIAQKYLEDESKINQLFN